Part of the Stigmatopora argus isolate UIUO_Sarg chromosome 3, RoL_Sarg_1.0, whole genome shotgun sequence genome, GTCATGAGGTAGACACCACTCTATCATGTTTCCTGCCATAGAATTACACACATTTCAGTGTCGACATGTCCACTGTCAGTATACTGTACTTTCATCAGGATCGTTTCCTCTTTTTGACTTAGTTCTTGCGGTAAGAAAAGGTCAGGCCTGGTATAGGACAGCTATGACTCAGCTATTGAATTATACCCCACATGAAGCTGTAAATGACAAggcattttggagaaaaaatacCTCACGTCTGATTAATTGGATGGTCTTAATACCCATAAGTTGAACCAATCAATATCTATAGAATGTCACACTTTACACATACAAACCCACTTGTACtatttgaaatgttaaatcgACTCAAGTGTTTCACAATTCTACATACTAGCAGGTTAAATTCATGTTACTTCTAGTTGACATTTACTacttgagtcatttttttacagatttttcaggaaacacaaaaaacagccaTTTGTTGAATATATGATCATTAGaaacaatattaataaaaatgataGAATAGTACAATCTGTTTAACTGAGGATGTAAGCAATTTTACCAGAGGTTGGCTAGGGTCATGAGGGGATGATTtagaccccaaaaaatcatttttgtagaGAAAAATGACTTAAGAGGGTGACCTGTGAAGACTACATGTTAAGTACCATTTACAATATGCTACCCGTGGTTGTCCTTATATTGAAATACGCCAAATTTGAGCCCAAAAATTGCACTATGAGGACCAACTACGTCTTTAAATAAGATCACATGATGTTATCAAAGGTAAGATACTAGtttagttgtatttaacttttaaggaaaccagaatacattttcaaaaattattttttttccaacacgtACTTTGATAtcctatattttaaatgaaatgttgctgagtttaaaaaaaaagaataaatacacctttgaataaatgtgtttttaaatggACGACGATTTTGTAGTAATGTTAGTACCGAGTGTGCTATTTGCTAGCCAGTCTTCTGGAGAACTCAAATAAAGGAGTATTTATTTGCCTTCCTCACCTGATCGCGTGTTAAAGGTTACCACAAACACAGCCACGATGTGATCTTTCTCTTCCCACTGATCTCTCCCGGGCAGATCCGGGAAAGCAGGTCCCATCTGACTCCGGATCTTTTCCCGGCCCATCGGGCTTCTCCCGCGGCCGTCAACAACAGCAGTTGGGCGGCAGCTGACGGCGCTCTTGGAACGGTCATCCCTCCTTCCAATTTCGGTCACCTTGAGGCAGACTGGCGTCGAAGTTTTCTTTCCCGAGGTGGCATCCGCCCTTTCCTTCGGTGGAGGCGCTTGGTTCGGGTGGGACGCTGGGATTTCCTCCCAGTCCAGTAACGGGGCTCGGTCCGACTTCTCCACCATGGTGCCACTGCCGTCGACAGCTGGCACCCCGAGGGGGGAAATTATTCACTTATTTGACGTCCACAAGGATTAAGTAGGTTAAACCTGCGTCGACATGGTCTCGTCTTGCTTGTTTTCTTTGCATTTGTAAGCTTGTCACATCAGTAGCGATGGGGCGGAAGagcctcctctctctctccctctctctctccctctctctctccctctctctcccctctatCTCCCCCCCATTTCTTTCTGTTTTGGTGACGTAACCACTTCCGCTCACGTGCGCATATCACTAGCTCACATGACCTCATTTTATTGTTTCATATTTAATCCTAAACCTGATGCCTTCTGCTCCAAAGTAATGCCTTTATCTCTCCCATTTGGTGCTTTCTCTGAGTTTTATTTTCCTTAACATTGCATTTATATTGATAATTAAAAATGTCGGATTAAAATATTTCCTGCATTTAGTTTGTCTGCAGTTGTTGCAAATATTAGATAAATGAAATCAATTATTTGGTAGttttgcaaatgctttcaaTTATGAGTAAAGTTGACACGTCACCAATTCCATATTAACCCGGTGACATCATTTATTTAAACAGGAAGTCATTTACATATAAGGCGCAAAGTTCAAGCGTGACGGAGACGAAAaagtggctttttttgtgaGTAGATGGGTTGAATGTACATCAAAATTGAATTAGATCACAACATTTTAAGTACCTTTGTTCGGAATGTTCGCTAAATGGGTCTAATTTGCGTCTAGTTAGACTATTTCCACTGTCAATATTCTTTTCTACCACACGTCCCTGAAATAATTGTGTTTTGATGCCCAacttttaaattagatttttgttgttgtcataagTTATATACATGTGGTTTTTCTTTAGTTGGTTAGACCATAACCATTTGTAAAGAAGAATGGATACTGttacaaatctacaaatatCTTTAATGGGTTGCCAATTTTCTTAAATCAGAAAACTAATTTGActaaaatactaataatactcCTAGAACTTGTAAAATCTAATTGGTTGCAAAGGTATACTGCTTTAGAAAGTGACTGGATTTTGTCCACAGATCTTTAGTTGGCACATCTATGAAGCATCCCTTCCTTGCATGGCGATGTTTTTCGACGATATCCCACAACAACTAGACTTCTCTAGTTATGGAAAAGAAAGCAGCGATGGTAGCAGCAGCGAAAACACCTCTGACGACTGCACATCCAGGATGCGAAGCCCCAGCAGCCCCGCGTGTCGGACCCCCAGGATTCAACGCCACCGCAGTCGAAACAGCAGCTTATCCTCACCGTTACGCTGCACTAGCCCCATCCCGTACACATCTTGGAAGAAACTGACACTCTGTGATTCTCCTAGCACACCCAAGGTGAGGACACTCATTCTGGTTCTTCTTGTGGTCTTCAAATACTAGTACCTAACGCCAACGTTGTACCCTTCTTCCCCTTTTAGAGTCTGTTGTCAAAGTCGTCGCAGCCTCACTCTACCAAAAGAATATATCGACCCACGAGAACCCTGCGTTCCTACTCGGCCGTTGCAAAACTTATCCAAGCACCTTCAGTAAATGTGAACCCATTCACCCCCACCTCGGAACGTAGGTTCAGTGAGCAGCAGCAGCATTGGAAAGGCAGCCGTAGAAGTGATTCGGATGTTTATTATGGCCGCAGGTAAAGTACTTGAAGTATAGGTGTGTACTTCCCGATGCCATTATTTACAGAAAATGGCAGCacggcaagtggttagcatgtctgcctcacagttgtgagatCAAGGGTTGAATCCCAGTCCACTCTTCCTGTGGGAAGTTTGCATGCTTTGGATAAATGATCACTGCCTATGGCTGTCAATATCAGTTAATgagatcaaaataaaatcattcaatggcAATATAAAATCTATTCaacgtaactttttttttcattcattcattttttgaaccgcttctCCTCTTAAGGGTcgtggtggtgctggagcttatcccagcaaCAGAATTAGTTAGGCGTTCCTTTAGAACCggggctaaccactcagccgccattgtttgtttcattatttaacattttgattttGGTTGAGGTGATCCGGTGGCTTCGGtgtttagcacgtcggcctcacaggtctggggttctgggttaaaatccaggtcggtccacctatatggagtttacatgttcgcctgcgtgggttttctccaggtactctggtttccttccacattccaaaaacatgcatggtaggctaattggacactctcaattcagggtgtcccccgcctctggcccaaagtcagccgggatgggctccagcaccccccgcgaccctagtgaagataaagcagttcagaaaatgaatgaatgaatgactatggTCGAGGTATTTCTGTGTCAAATCATGGTGTGATCGAATGACAATGACGAGTAGTAGTTTTGGCATTGTCAATAAACAAACCTAGAAttcttgtattttgtatttttaggtTGAAACATAGTCTGACATCATCAGAGGAGGATGATGAAGCCTTCCTGCCACCAAAGGTATAATTATTTTCCTCACTGACAGCGTTTCCCATTCAGAGGCTGCGTCATTCTGGCCGCCTCTGCATTTTGTCTGCCAATTTTTCTTCCGGAATCCCTTCAACCAAAGATTTTCAGACTGAACCAAAACCCAGGATAGATGACCATATATGGGGGCACAAACATGTCTTAAATTGAACAGTCAGCACTGTGACGTGGGTTCCGTCTATAGAGATGCCTTGACcttctgtgtgtgcgtgcagcGGCAAGCTGTCCAATCCCTCATGTTGTCGCGCTATGAGAGTGAGTTCCTGGAGCTGGATCGCATCGGCGTGGGAGAGTTTGGCACCGTTTACAAGTGCGTGAAGAGGCTGGATGGTTGCCTGTACGCCATCAAACGGTCCCGGCGACCCCTTGCAGGCTCTGCCAATGAGTGAGTTGTTTGCGTGACACTGCCCGTTTCTGAGCCATGCCTTAACAGATTTATTTATACACACTGCACCTGTAAAAAACATGTTCTAGCTGTaaaatttatcatttaaaatcacATGCATATACAGTAATAATTTTCAAGTAGATAACACATGACATTCATTGTCCTTTTTAGGCAGCTGGCTCTGAAGGAAGTGTACGCACACGCAGTTCTTGGCCAACATCCCCATGTTGTGCGCTATTATTCGGCGTGGGCTGAGGAAGACCACATGATTATTCAAAATGAATACTGCAACGGTAAGTATGCATGATTTTAAAGGGACAGAAAATGGCTAATATCGATGACCTGCATGTGAAAGATGATCATGTCAAAGTGCTTGAGAATCCAAATGGCAAATTTTGTTGACTTCTGATAAGtaagaaaatgttttaacaCAAAAATGCTGGATTTTATAAAGTTGTCTGTCATTGAAGTGTGTTTTAAATGTTCCTAATGCACACAAACTAGGAGGAAGTCTCAGTGATATCATTAGGACAAAGGAGTTACAGGGGGAGATGTTTTCTGAGACGGAGTTGAAAGATCTGCTTCTACAAGTGTCCATGGGTTTGAAGTACATCCACAGTGTAGGACTTGTGCATCTGGACATCAAACCTAGTAAGTCCTTTTTTTGTGGCTGTTTGAATATAATGCATGTAGCCTAGTCACAAGATTGATACATGTCTCGTTATGTATCTTCAGGTAATATATTTGTTTGCCAGCGTTCGGCCTCAAGCACTGCGGATGAAGGGGACAGTGAGGAAGAGAATGAAAGCCACACAGCAGGAGACATATATAAAATCGGTATGAATTACTATTAATGTGCACTTCCATTTAAAGCAATGAGAAATAGCGCTCAGACCAACAGCTATACATTTACTTTGCCTTAAAATTCTTGTTTCAATCAATCTTCCAGGGGATCTGGGACACGTGACATCAATCCATAATCCTCAAGTGGAAGAAGGGGACAGCCGTTTTTTGGCCAGGGAGATTTTACATGAGGTGAAATGAAGCCCGATTAAATGCAGTTGCATTGAGTGTTGAAGAACATTATCTATATCTATTCCTTGAACAGGATTACACCCATCTTCCCATGGCAGACATCTTTGCATTAGGTCTAACTGTCCTGCTGGCAGCAGGGGCACCCCCGATGCCCCAAAATGGAGAAGAGTGGCATCGTCTCAGAGAAGGTTACCTTCCGAGGCTTTCACAGGAGCTATGCTCTCCTTTCAAAGGGCTTCTTCAGGTAGTCTTCCTGCTCTAATGCCTAATGGTTTTTATGTTGTAGAAATTCATTTAATCTTTCTGATGAGCCATGATCATTACATGTTGATCTTATCTTTTAGTTATTATTGGATCCAAACCCAAGCAAGCGGCCCTCTGCCAGGGAGCTCTGCAAGCACAGCATCTTGCGAGAAGAGAGGACTGAAAGACTGGCGGCTCAATTGCGCCGAGAGCTGAACGTGGAAAAGTTCAGAACCGCAATGCTTGAAAAGTAAGAAGGCCCCACGAGTAACGGTTATGCTTCATTTACACTTCAGGTCAGTGTTACTATATGGCAAGGGTGACGAACAcctggctctcgagccacatgcggctctttgctttaTATACGGtagctctttgcctcgttttgTTTCCCttattttattctctcttaaaacaaactctaattcatcagggcccattgaaaacaaataaataattctattaaaaaaataatttggtgaataatatggtttgtttgccacccctgctaTATGGCATTAGCTTTTCAAAGGCCTTACCTTGTTGATcctcaacttaaaaaaaatatatatacaaaaattaAGATGGATGAAGGTATGCTATCAGCATCAAAATGTAAAGCTTGTTGAGCATCCATAGCAATTAAGATTGTTTAACGTTCAAATTATTACGTTATTTAGTGGTGGGAAATCATGTTTcaattccatttgaactgggaaggctggAATTGAATGTCAATATGGATTGAACACTAAGCgttgttcatttttcttttccacaGGGAACTTCAGGAGGCCCGTGAAGCTGCTCTGTCCCCCAAGCAGAGCCGTCTGCCTATCTGTAAACTTTCCGAAAAGACCTGGTCACTGCCGAGGTCTGGGAGAAGGCTCGTGGGTCGGAAGACCGCCCGGTCCATGAGTTTCGGTTGTCCTGGGGACTGAATGTGATGGTGCCATGCCTGTGCAACCATGTTGTTAGTTCTGTGAAGAAGTGATTGTACTTAAATCATGGTGTTCtttacaagtttttttttagctgaatAAAAATTTTAAGAATTTTTATCTACTGTATTCTACTCTGGTacatattgtgtaaaaatgcatGCTTTTAAATGTAGATTAGTAGATGAAActtatataaataattataacCTACTGGAGGGACTTTCCagttttttgttaaatgcaagATTGACAGTTATCTGAGAAGTTAGTACATACTTCCTTGTTAGAAGTGGTTGTTTGGCAGTAACTTTCCAgcagcctttttaaaaatgattcttctgtttttgtttgtgattTGCGCCTGAAACCTAAAACGAAAGCATATTTGTGCACGTGACCAAACAGTTCGATACGTAAAAAGGGAGAGGTGAAGATCCACCTCCACTTATTTAAGTCGAAGGGGGCCAATTGTTCCGCACAATTTAGGAAGCCGCTGTCTTCTACACCATTGCTTCAGCGGACAATGTAAGTAAACTCTTTAGCTCTTGTAGCTAAATAAGTTAATATCGTAAAACAAGTTGAACACGggagaaaataatttaatatcGTTTAGCGGAATATACTAGCTTTTGTTGGAATTAGCTTTCACGCTAAggtgtaaacaaacaaacaaacaaaaaagatatTGTGCTTGTTGATATTTGTCGTTGACTATTGTTTATCACACTGGAACTTTTAACGGGCTTTTCTACAGTAACGACCTGAAGATGGATTTGACGACGTTGGCCAACGGTCAAAACGCAACTTTGGTGGTTTTCAGCTTCCTCCAAGCCGACTGCTGCAACGAACAATACAAAAAAGCTGTGAGCTGCTTGGGCAAAGAACTCGAAGAAACTTGGATTTGTCAAGAAGACGGAGCTATCGAATGCGACGGCAGCAACCAGCCCGACAATTTAGCTTCGTCCATCGGTGACATATTGCCGTCTGTGGATCTTCACTGGCCCGGTGAGTACAAATTGGCAATTGAGCAGATAGTGTGTAGTATTTGTGTTTCAAACCAGGTGAAATAAAATGGCTGATTCAGGAGACAGAACCTGTTGGAAAAGTGACACGAAGAATGTCAAAATAAGAGCtactaaaaatacataaataaaaataataataatatgaaatatgatcacTCAAGTAGTTCTCTATAACATCAGGCCAGAGACATGAAAAGGATTGGACAACCGTTTAAGTTATTTAGTGTGAAATAGGATCCTGAAAATTGATTTGTATGCATgcctagaaaaaaaactgttatttcATCTGTACACAAATGGTCTAATGGAAATCATAGGTCCACATTGAACCACCCATTAGCCAAAAAATTGGGTCAATCCATATAATTTCCTATAATATTCCTTCCAAATTCCTGTCATCCGTCCAAGAATAATGGACTAGTCTTTGGCCCTGGTCATGAATGAATCTGATTTATTCCACCACTGAAGAGTAGCGATTTTAGTTAATCCtcgaaaaaaataacaataaacgaGAACTTTAGATGTCCCCCTGGACGATCTATAAACCTGTAACACAAAAGTCATGGCTGAAAAAGACACTTTAACATAAGACATTAATATTTGATGTAGAAGTCAATTCTACAAACACATTTTGTCTTTAAGTCAGACATTGATGGTGATAacttttccaatccatttggggcTAGCAGTCATCATTGTGTCATGTCTGTTAGCGCCACTTGGTGTTTCTTATTGTTGGTGATTGCAAATAGTTACATGTGTGGTTTTAAGTAGGTGGTCAAGTCGAAGCGAGAGTTCTGCAGGATGTTGCGGCTCAGCTGAGAGAAATTGCAGCCAGGCTCGAGCGCAGTGTTGTGGATCAGGCCGCCCGAAACCTGCACACGAATGTCATGTCTTCACCCAGTGAGGTGAGTTAACACATTTCAGCAAATGGTCCTAGGACATCAAAGAAAGTAAATGTATCTTACATTCTAATGGTCTTATTTTGTAGGACTGGCTGGGCCTCCTCAAAAGTGAGGTGCAGAGGGCATTGATGCAAGGGGTGGTCTTAGAGCAGCTACCGCAAGAGAGGGTCGTTGTGGCTCTCAGCCTGACATTGGTGAAGAAGGTTTGCGAATACACCCCACAACTACTCAGAGACCTCTTCAATACCACACTGCAGTATATCGGCCACCAGAGGACGCATTGACTTGAACTGGTTGAGATGGCGTAATAACGGCCAAATGATTACTCAGGAGGGAGAAAAAAGGATTTGGGCTATATTTCAAAAACTTGGATCAGtaattcattgttttttactgttatttttcAAGCAGTAAAGTTGTATGAATGCCATTTGTGCTCATGAACTTCTTTTAGTATtttgttctaaaaacaagaATTATTGTACTTTGTACATTCAGTTGCGGCTGCTATGTGAAATTGCCTAAAtaaatggtatttttttgtttgtttaaggaGACTCCTACACGAAGCTATTTTCACTTCTATTTTAAACTAGGGTAGGTCTAGTGAAGTAAGTCAGGGTACAAAGTTTGATGGGGCATTTTGGACATTTGCTTGCATTTTAATCTGTTAAGAATCTCATTTTGGTTACAAAATTAGATGTGGATTAGGACTGAACGATATTGGAAAAACTGATATTGCAGCTTTTGGGGCCTCCATATATTGCAATATTAAAAAGTAGGTTTTTCACCAGATGACTTTAGTTGACTCCCCATGGCCAGGAAGGTTTAATGATGCAAAACaatagtttgcatgttcaaaaaagaataaaagcacATCGCAAATCCTGTGATGTGACTTTAGCGCAATGCGCCACGACCAGCCAACAAGCAATGCTTCTGTAGTTCAGATTGTAGAGCTACCCCAAACATactgtatacatatgcataaaACAAAGCATTCAAGGATGTATaggtaaatatttttaatctgCAGCAATGTCTCCCAAATGAAtgtccatccatttttttaaacagtgtaCTGTAAGAAATtagattttaatattttcatatgTGATGCAGCTTTCCTAGGACTGACCAGTGGTATACATTTCATGACGACAATTTGAACACTCGTAGGGAGAATTACATGGCACACATAATTGCGGGGAAAAAAGAGCGAGGTCAGGTCAAAACAACAGACTAGAGGAGTGAATTCATTTCCCTTTTCTGTGCTTATACGCTGAGTGGGTCAGAGGCATTAGGTTTTCAAATGTGGCCTCGAATGGCAAAACCATCTACAGTGTACTACTAAATCTTTCCATTTCTACCGCAACATTCTTTAAAGTGTAATCTAATCCCCTGAGAAGGAAACACGTCCATTCTATTTCCTCCTGTAGCTAATGACACCGTAAGCCATCACAGCAGTGAGGAGCACCAGTGCAGCTCCACCATACATCAGAGCTTGGAGATCCAATTCTGGTTCCGGCTGCACGGTGGCGGCTTGTGCGAGGGTCTCGGGAACTGGCATTTCAGCTGGTAGTGGTGGTACCTCGGGCTCGTTCGGGTATTCTACTTCTGGCTGGGCAGGAACTATTATAGGCTCTGGTTGTGGTTCAGAAACCTCAGGCGGTGTTGTTTGGGCCTGCTTAGATGGAGATGGGGGTGCTGCCTCATCAGGCACAGGAGCAATGGCCCTTT contains:
- the wee2 gene encoding wee1-like protein kinase 2, which translates into the protein MAMFFDDIPQQLDFSSYGKESSDGSSSENTSDDCTSRMRSPSSPACRTPRIQRHRSRNSSLSSPLRCTSPIPYTSWKKLTLCDSPSTPKSLLSKSSQPHSTKRIYRPTRTLRSYSAVAKLIQAPSVNVNPFTPTSERRFSEQQQHWKGSRRSDSDVYYGRRLKHSLTSSEEDDEAFLPPKRQAVQSLMLSRYESEFLELDRIGVGEFGTVYKCVKRLDGCLYAIKRSRRPLAGSANEQLALKEVYAHAVLGQHPHVVRYYSAWAEEDHMIIQNEYCNGGSLSDIIRTKELQGEMFSETELKDLLLQVSMGLKYIHSVGLVHLDIKPSNIFVCQRSASSTADEGDSEEENESHTAGDIYKIGDLGHVTSIHNPQVEEGDSRFLAREILHEDYTHLPMADIFALGLTVLLAAGAPPMPQNGEEWHRLREGYLPRLSQELCSPFKGLLQLLLDPNPSKRPSARELCKHSILREERTERLAAQLRRELNVEKFRTAMLEKELQEAREAALSPKQSRLPICKLSEKTWSLPRSGRRLVGRKTARSMSFGCPGD
- the bida gene encoding BH3 interacting domain death agonist isoform X1, which gives rise to MDLTTLANGQNATLVVFSFLQADCCNEQYKKAVSCLGKELEETWICQEDGAIECDGSNQPDNLASSIGDILPSVDLHWPVGGQVEARVLQDVAAQLREIAARLERSVVDQAARNLHTNVMSSPSEDWLGLLKSEVQRALMQGVVLEQLPQERVVVALSLTLVKKVCEYTPQLLRDLFNTTLQYIGHQRTH
- the bida gene encoding BH3 interacting domain death agonist isoform X2, with the protein product MDLTTLANGQNATLVVFSFLQADCCNEQYKKAVSCLGKELEETWICQEDGAIECDGSNQPDNLASSIGDILPSVDLHWPGGQVEARVLQDVAAQLREIAARLERSVVDQAARNLHTNVMSSPSEDWLGLLKSEVQRALMQGVVLEQLPQERVVVALSLTLVKKVCEYTPQLLRDLFNTTLQYIGHQRTH